One Salvelinus alpinus chromosome 9, SLU_Salpinus.1, whole genome shotgun sequence genomic window, CTACACTATCTCTCTATGGAGCCCCCgctacactatctctctctatgggGACACCGCTACACTATCTCTCTATGGGGACACCGCTACACTATCTCTCTATGGGGACACCGCTACACTATCTCTCTGTGGGGACACCGCTACACTATCTCTCTGTGGGGACACCGCTACACTATCTCTCTATGGGGACACCGCTACACTATCTCTCTATGGGGACACCGCTACACTATCTCTCTATGGGGACACCgctacactatctctctctatgggGACACCgctacactatctctctctatgggGACACCGCTACACTATCTCTCTGTGGGGACACCGCTACACTATCTCTCTATGGGGACACCGCTACACTATCTCTCTATGAGGACACCGCTACACTATCTCTCTATGGGGACACCGCTACACTATCTCTCTATGGGGACACCTGGGAGGAACAGCTGTGTCTTTTTCTGCATCCTAAATTTAAGTGGAGCTGAATTGTCTTCAGTATCTAGTAGTGGAGCTGAATGGCCTTACTGAGGGGGGGAGGGGTACAGGAAGACAAAAATAGTTTTATAGTAAATGAAGTTGTCCCTCTGTTCAGTGCTGGTGGAACTAGCCTGGTGACTTTGGGACAAACAGAACTAGCTTTCTTGGAGCGTTAGTTAACACAGCTGCCGTTGGTCCATCGAGCTACGCTGCCCAACCAGACACTATACCCCACTGTATTACTACAATGGTTCCTGTTGTCGATGTTGCACAACCTGTTCGTCGCTGCTGGCTGTATTTTAGAGAGGCTGTATTTTAGAGAGGCTGTATTTTAAAGAGGCTGTATTTTAAAGAGGCTGTGTTTTAGAGAGGCTGTGTTTTAGAGAGGCTGTGTTTTAGAGAGGCTGTGTTTTAGAGAGGCTGTGTTTTAGAGAGGCTGTGTTTTAGAGAGGCTGTGTTTTAGAGAGGCTGTGTTTTAGAGAGGCTGTGTTTTAGAGAGGCTGTgttttagaggagctggctgtattttagaggagctggctgtattttagaggagctggctgtattttagaggagctggctgtattttagaggagctggctgtattttagaggagctggctgtattttagaggagctggctgtattttagaggagctggctgtattttagaggagctggctgtatttttagaggagctggctgtatttttagaggagctggctgtatttttagaggagctggctgtatttttagaggagctggctgtaTTTTTAGAGAAGCTGTATTTTTAGAGAGGCTGTATTTTTAGAGAGGAAGTGGCCCCCTCCTGCTGTAGTGCATGCTGTGTAGTATATAAGTgtcgtctcctctctctgcaggccCTGGTGTGTCCCAACCAGCTCTATGAGGTGGTGTTTGAAGAAGAGATCAACAAGACCAGCATCTCCATCAGGCTCTATGGAGGAGCACTACtcagtcagtacacacacacacacacacacacacacacacacacacacacacacacacacacacacacacacacacacacacacttgtgatgTTCTCTATTCTTCCCACTATATTagtgtcctctctgtcccctcccacATGTCCGTGTATTTGGATGCTTTATTCAAGGCCTTCATGTGTATCTCTGTCCCCGTCTATATTACCGGTGTATTTGGATGCTTTATTCAAGGCCTTCATGTGTATCTCTGTCCCCGTCTATATTACCGGTGTATTTGGATGCTTTATTCAAGGCCTTCATGTGTATCTCTGGCCCCGTCTATATTACCGGTGTGCACGTGACTAACTGTAGAGTTATAATCGAGTGCACGTGACCACAGAAGAGCAGGACGAAGACATCTCTCAGACAGATATACGTGCGCGGACAGATATACGTGCACGGACAAACGGTGTATCATTAGACGTACTTCTGGTCGGACAGTTCAGTGTCGTGTACGGCGGCTCGCTTATTTAATGACACGTTTAATTGGAGCATTTCTGTCCTCGCTCTTTGGCGCCGACGGCACAACGATAGATGCAGACTGTACTCGTGTGCCTTGCCGTTACTGGCCTCCACGCCACAGGAATTGTATTGAAGATTGAAGAATTGATTATTATAATCGCATTCATTTGACAATAAATCACACCAGTCAGTCGGGTGCAGTCAGTCAGCCGGgtgcagtcagccagccagtcagccgggtgcagtcagccagccagtcagccgggtgcagtcagccagccagtcagctggGTGCAGCCAGTCAGCCGGGTGCAGCCAGTCAGCCGGGTGCAGCCAGTCAGCCGGGTGCAGTCAGTCAGCCGGgtgcagtcagtcagccagtcgggTGCAGTCGGTCAGCCAGTCGGGTGCAGTCGGTCAGCCAGTCGGGTGCAGTCGGTCAGCCAGTCGGGTGCAGTAGGTCAGCCAGTCGGGTGCAGTAGGTCAGCCAGTCGGGTGCAGTAGGTCAGCCAGTCGGGTGCAGTAGGTCAGCCAGTCGGGTGCAGTAGGTCAGCCAGTCGGGTGCAGTAGGTCAGCCAGTCGGGTGCAGTAGGTCAGCCAGTCGGGTGCAGTAGGTCAGCCAGTCGGGTGCAGTAGGTcagccagccaatcagtcagtcatTTAATGTTGTGTTGGCGGTGGTCCTGTTCACTTcagggttcaaatagtatttgttttctttcaaatagttTTAGCTATGTTTttaattgagcttgcctggcaccgTAGAACTAATGGAATTGTCTCAAAAGTGAACCCAGGTCTATTGCTCTTAACATGTTGTGGTGACTGTGACACCATAGACAGAaaagtagagcgagagagagagagatctagtaAGGTTTATATAACAAGCCTACTGTGAGATAAACATAAATCCCACTGTTGGAACCTGGGTATACTAAGGTCGTTATGGAGAAGTAGTGAAATTAACCAGGGACCACTAAGGTCATTATGgaatcaaatcaagttgtatttgtcacatgcgctgaatactacaggtaccttaccgtgaaacgctttacttacaagcccttaaccaacaatgtagttcaagaaatagttaccaaataaactaaaagttctaataaaaagtaacaccatAATGAGGTTCtgtacaggaggtaccggtactgagtcaatgtggaggggtacaggttaggtgaggtcatttgtacatgtaggtaggggtaaagtgactagttaatgacttgggtgactggtgtCTTTGACAAAAAAAATTGGCCTTCCTAGAAATAGATTTCTAGGAAGGCCTGAGAAGGTCCTGAGGGCCTGAGAACGTtgatatacagtgtattcgggaaagtattcagaccccttgactttttccacattttgttacattacagccttaagtatttagacccttcaCCCTTTACAGCCTCATCTTcctgagtatgacgctacaagcttgtcacacctgtatttggggagtttctctcattcttctctgcagatcctctcaaactctcaggttggatggggagtgtgagatcgggtttcaagtccgggctctggctgggccactcaaggacattcagagacttgtcccgaagcctctccagcgttgtcttggctgtgtgcttagggtcgttgtcctgttggatgatgaaccttcaccccagtctgaggtccagtgTGGAGTGtcattgagattgcgtcatctgtggatctgttggggcggtatgtgaattggagtgggtctacggtttccgggatgatggtgttgatgtgagccatgaccagtctttcaaagcacttcatggctactgacgtgagtgctacgggccggtagtcatttaggcaggttactttcgcgttcttggtcacagggactctggtggtctgcttgaaacatgtattacagactcggtctgggagaggttaaaaatgtcagtgaagacacttgccagttggtccacgcatgctctgagtacacggcctggtaatccatctgccccgctgccttgtgaatgttgacctctttcaatggtcattatggagaaGTAGTGAAATTAACCGGGGACTACTAAGGTCATTATGGAGAAGTAGTGAAATTAACCGGGGACTACTAAGGTCATTATGGAGAAGTAGTGAAATTAACCGGGGACTACTAAGGTCATTATGGAGAAGTAGTGAAATTAACCGGGGACTACTAAGGTCATTATGGAGAGATCTCGCTAGGGGGCCCCCAACAAAATCTCCCATGGCAAAaagtatagaattgcaggaaattagacCCCCTGTAGGTCGGGGCCCCAAAGTCAGGTCCAGGGCCGGTCTACCTCATGTCTAGATTCTAGATTATGGGTGATAACATGATCCCTGAAATTAAGTATTTGTTGATATCTTATGTAGGTAAGTGTTATGAAGAATGCCCAGTGAATGAAGATGGGGGTATAGTTAGTTTTCAGCTTTATGAAGATTTGGAGTAGGAATGTCTCCATACCATTTGGCCCCGTCTCCCGTGACCTCTTTGACCCCTGCATTTCCTCCCACAGTTCTATCCCTTATCTGGTGGAATGGGTTGTACACACAAGAGAAGGTCATCATTCAATGGACTAAACTATAacccatgacccccccccccccctccaggtctgtCCCTCATCTTGTGGAATGGAGTGTATGCACAAGAGAAGGTCATCATTCAATGGACTCTGCTCAGTGAAGCATGCTACTTTGCTGTCCAGTTTATAGGTGAGATCACATATTTCTTTCATATTGGTATTTAATATATAAATTCATGCATATGCTGCAAACCTATTAccgtatatattattattattcaattaACCTTATTTGCTGTATGTCATGCTGTCCGTTCTGGCCACCATCTTCAGATTGTGTATACGCTAACGGCTCCCTCTAGTGTTGGAGACGCAGTAGTACTGTTTGGAGTCTGGATCAGCTACCACCGTTGAATAGTCTCATCACTCTTCATAGTTATTACCGATGAGGGATTATATCTCCATGACTGAGGGTCGTCCGTTATCTATCTATCAATCAGTCAGTCCGTCTCTTTATGTGAGAGAGGGAGTTTTATTatgatttatttttactgttgtctCAACCCCTTGTCTTGTTGCAGTTACGTCGGTCACTCTGTTGGAGATGGGCTCGTTTCCCAACGctgccatcctcctcctcctcagccggGTGCTCTTCCTCCTGGTCACTCTCTTCTATTACTACCACCTGGGGAGAGGACGACCCAAGAAGatctgagaggagggaggggaggagagaggacggccCAAGATGatctgagaggagggaggggaggagagaggacgatttgagaggagggagaggagagaggacgacCCAAGAAGatctgagaggagggaggggaggagagagaggacgacCCAAGAAGATCTGAGAgcagggaagggaggggaggggatggaggCCCACAGGGTGGGGCTCGGCTGAGTTAGGTTGTTTGGGAGGGGTGGGTGCTTTCAGATATTTAATTCCAGACGGAGCTGGGGTTTATTGATTGAAGAGAAATGTTCACAATGTCGCAGCTAGAAATGTAATGTGTAGAGCTGGCATTATTCACAGTTCTACATGACAAACCGTCATAGCAGATCTATACATTACATGTATAACGTTCGGCTTACCAGGGATGTGGTGTGGGCGGGGCTTACCAGGGATGTGGTGTGGGCGGGGCTTACCAGGGATGTGGTGTGGGCGGGGCTTACCAGGGATGTGGTGTGGGCGGGGCTTACCAGGGATGTGGTGTGGGCGGGGCTTACCAGGGATGTGGTGTGGGCGGGGCTTAACAGGGATGTGGGAGGGGCTTAACAGGGATGTGGCTGGGACGTGGGAGGGGCTTAACAGGGACGTGGGAGGGGCTTGGTCCATCCAGCcccattctactgtatgttagactCCAGGTGTTTTTAACCAGTCAATAACCAGTCAACACACGGTGGTCTCATTTGTTCTCTATATGGAAATGAGAAAGGGTCTGATTGTGAAAGTGGGAGATTGTTGTCCTCCTCCAAATACTGTGCTCTACTTGTGTGAAGAGTGGTTCTGAGTAAAAAAAGAGGGAAAAAAAGTGTATTCATTTGAAGTGATGTTTTTCTTGTACAGTACCTCCCCTCCGCCCAGTCACGTGACTTAGTGCTTACGTCCCAAAcaacaccttattccctatacagtgcactaccttCGAGCAAAAgtagagtcctatgggccctgttcaaagtagtgcactgtataggaaaTAGGTAGTTTTTTTGGGGGACCGATCCGAGATGTACAGAGCAATTTAAAATACTATACTGTATTAGTATGTAGTCATttgaatgtttttttgttgttgttcaaaTGTGATCTTTTGGTAGTTTCATTTTGAATATACTGTAGTCTCAAGGACCAAGAGTTTGTTAGTTTAAAGATGTTCCATTTTTATGGTGTTGGTTGATGTTGTTACTGCTCCTGTGCACTAAGGTGAAACCTGGatatctttgctctctctctgtcgcctgTTTATCTGCTTCTGTCAGCTGTTCATTTAACCAGCAGAATGTCCGCTATAGGTAGAAGACTGCTGGTAAGGCAGAGCGGTAAAGTAAAATAGAATCGGACTAATTCAAATACAATTACTAGAACATTTCAAGTCGACCGTATTCTATGTGTGTGGTCTGACCTGCTGCCCTCGTCTCTAAACTGAAAGGTGATCAGACCTGCTGCCCTCGTCTCTAAACTGAAAGGTGATCTGACCTGCTGCCCTTGTCTCTAAACTGAAAGGTGATCAGACCTGCTGCCCTCGTCTCTAAACTGAAAGGTGATCTGACCTGCTGCCCTTGTCTCTAAACTGAAAGGGGATCTGACCTGCTGCCCTTGTATCTAAAATGAAAGGTGATCAGACCTGCTGCCCTTGTATCTAAAATGAAAGGTGATCAGACCTGCTGCCCTTGTATCTAAAATGAAAGGTGATCAGACCTGCTGCCCTTGTCTCTAAACTGAAAGGTGATCTGACCTGCTGCCCTCGTCTCTAAACTGAAAGGTGATCTGACCTGCTGCCCTTGTCTCTAAACTGAAAGGGGATCTGACCTGCTGCCCTTGTATCTAAAATGAAAGGTGATCAGACCTGCTGCCCTTGTATCTAAAATGAAAGGTGATCAGACCTGCTGCCCTTGTCTCTAAACTGAAAGGTGATCTGACCTGCTGCCCTCGTCTCTAAACTGAAAGGTGATCAGACCTGCTGCCCTCGTCTCTAAACTGAAAGGTGATCAGACCTGCTGCCCTTGTATCTAAACTGAAAGGGGATCTGACCTGCTGCCCTTGTATCTAAAATGAAAGGTGATCAGACCTGCTGCCCTCGTCTCTAAACTGAAAGGTGATCTGACCTGCTGCCCTCGTCTCTAAACTGAAAGGTGATCAGACCTGCTGCCCTCGTCTCTAAACTGAAAGGTGATCTGACCCGCTGCCTCATGGTGAAGCCATTGTCCAGCTGACAGACTGGTATAATGTGTGGATCagcgtctatatatatatatatatatatatatatatatatatatatatatattctgtctGTTCTTAATGCTGGGTCAGAACACTGAGGGAGGACATAGGTCCCCTTTTCAGTCTGTCCAATGGGcatagagaacacatactgtacatgctagAGATGCCTCATCCGCTAACGTGATATTGAGAGTGAGCTTACAATATGAAGCGCTGTCGGGAATAGACATTTTACAGGGATGATAACCTTTTTAATTCAGGAAGTTTCTGTCAAGAGGTTTGACTTGAAGGTCAATTCCACGCCAAAACGATCATTTTTGGGcgtttgtttcattagtccactgttacaatccccccaaaaatgttttcaagaTATAGAACTTTGAAAACGCTAATTGTCACTTGCCACACCATCAATATatttatactgtaggcctactgtataattACACTGAAATATTTAGTATTTAtggttatttgtcacatgcttcataaataaCAGGGGTAGattaaagtaagcatttcactgttagtccatacctgttgtttacaaagcatgtgacaaataactttTAGATTTGAATCCTACAGCCATCTGGTTACAGGTTCTCTCCTTTGTATGTTCACGGTTGGGCATAATGTCAACATGGTGATGTACTTTCGATGTGACCAGCAGAGCAATGCCAGTGTCAGTCAGCAACGTCTTTATTGGTGGCACGGCACACTTTTATACACACCATATCTATCTTTAGTCTTGCCTTATAAACTTTTCAAAGAACAGTCACCGACCAACATACAATTCACTTGATGCTTGTACATGTAAATAAAGTAGCcgtatactgtattactgctgtGTGGTGTAGTTATTTTGAACAGAACAGGAAACGTTTagatttgaaaaataaaaataaaattaaagtCCCATTCTGTGATTTTTAAAGATCATTTAATGTTGTGTAACTTGTTGTGTCTGGGGTCTAAGTCTTATATTTGGAAAGTATTAAAACCCCTTGATTtttcccccacattttgttacattacagccttattctaaaatgtatgactttttttttaaaccccccccccctccccccccaatctacacacaaccccataatgacaaagcaaaaactggtttttagacatttttacaccattttattaaatatacaaaatatcacatttaaataagtatttagaccctttactcagtactttgttgaagcacctgcaGCAGTCATGGGTatgatgacgctacaagcttgtcacacctgtatttggggagtttctctcattcttctctgcagatcctctcaaactctgtcaggttggatggggagtgtgagatcgggtttcaagtccgggctctggctgggccactcaatgacattcagacttgtcccgaagccactcctgcattgtcttggctgtgtgcttagggtcgttgtcctgttggaaggtgaaccttcaccccagtctgaggtcctgggtgctctggagcaggttttcatcaaggttctctctgtactttgctccgttcatctttcccttgatcctgactagtctcccagtccctgccgctgaaaaacatccccacagcatgatgctgccaccaccatgcctcaccgtagggatggtgccaggtttcctccagatgtgacgcttggcattcaggccaaagagttcaatcttggtttcatcagaccagagaatcttgtttctcatggtctgagagtctttaggcgccttttggcaaactccaaccgTGCTTacaagtgccttttactgaggaatgtcttccgtctggccactctaccataaagggctgattgatggagtgctacagagatggttgtctttctgaaagtttctcccatctccatggaggaactctggagctctgtcagagtgatcatcgggttcttggtcacctcactgaccaaggcccttctcccccgattgctcagtttggccaggtggcctgctctaggaagagtcttggtggttcctagCTTccgccatttaagaatgatggagaccactgtgttcttgtggaccttcaatgttacagaaatgttttggtacccttccccagagctgtgcctcgacacaatcctgtctctgagctctacggacaattccttcgacctcatgacttggtttttgctctgacatgcactgtcaactgtgggacattatatagacagatgtgtgcctttccaaatcatgtccaatcaattgaatttaccacaggtggactccaatcaagttggagaaacatctcaaggatgatcaatggaaacaggatgcacttgagatCAATTTTGaatctcacagcaaagggtctgaatacttactgccTTCCCATGAAAGCCTATGTCCCCATGTTCCTTAACGTTTACAttatagtcatttagcagacgctcttatccagagagacttagtgcattcatcttcagatagctaggtgggacaagcacatatcacagtcatagtcagtacattcatcttcagatagctaggtgggacaaccacatatcacagtcatagtcagtacattcatcttcagatagctaggtgggacaaccacatatcacagtcatagtcagtacattcatcttcagatagctaggtgggacaaccacatgtcatagtcagtacattcatcttcagatagctaggtgggacaaccacatatcacagtcatagtcagtacattcatcttcagatagctaggtgggacaaccacatatcacagtcatagtcagtacattcatcttcagatagctaggtgggacaaccacatatcacagtcatagtcagtacattcatcttcagaaagctaggtgggacaaccacatgtcatagtcagtacattcatcttcagatagctaggtgggacaaccacatgtcatagtcagtacattcatcttcagatagctaggtgggacaaccacatatcatagtcagtacattcatcttcagatagctaggtgggacaaccacatatcacagtcatagtcagtacattcatcttcagatagctaggtgggacaaccacatatcacagtcatagtcagtacattcatcttcagatagctaggtgggacaaccacatatcacagtcctaGTCAGGACAttaatcttcagatagctaggtgggacaaccacatatcacagtcatagtcagtacattaatcttcagatagctaggtgggacaagcacatatcacagtcatagtcagtacattcatcttcagatagctaggtgggacaaccacatatcacagtcctaGTCAGTACAttaatcttcagatagctaggtgggacaaccacatatcacagtcatagtcagtacattaatcttcagatagctaggtgagacaaccacatgtcatagtcagtacattaatcttcagatagctaggtgggacaaccacatgtcatagtcagtacattcatcttcagatagctaggtgggacaaccacatatcacagtcatagtcagtacattcatcttcagatagctaggtgggacaaccacatatcacagtcatagtcagtacattcatcttcagatagctaggtgggacaaccacatatcacagtcgtagtcagtacattaatcttcagatagctaggtgggacaaccacatgtcATAGTAAATACAttaatcttcagatagctaggtgggacaaccacagtcatagtcagtacattcatcttcagatagctaggtgggacaaccacatatcacagtcatagtaagtacattcatcttcagatagctaggtgggacaaccacatatcacagtcgtagtcagtacattaatcttcagatagctaggtgggacaaccacatgtcATAGTAAATACAttaatcttcagatagctaggtgggacaaccacagtcatagtcagtacattcatcttcagatagctaggtgggacaaccacatatcacagtcatagtaagtacattcatcttcagatagctaggtgggacaaccacatatcacagtcatagtcagtacattcatcttcagatagctaggtgggacaaccacatgtcatagtcatagtcagtacagtcatcttcagatagctaggtgagacaaccacatatcacagtcatagtcagtacattcatcttcagatagctaggtgggacaaccacatatcacagtcatagtcagtacattcatcttcagatagctaggtgggacaaccacatatcacagtcctaGTCAGTACAttaatcttcagatagctaggtgagacaaccacatgtcatagtcagtacattaatcttcagatagctaggtgggacaaccacatatcacagtcatagtcagtacattcatcttcagatagctaggtgggataaccacatatcacagtcatagtcagtacattcatcttcagatagctaggtgggacaaccacatatcacagtcatagtcagtacattcatctacagatagctaggttagacaaccacatatcacagtcatagtcagtacattcatcttcagatagctaggtgggacaaccacatatcacagtcatagtcagtacattcatctacagatagctaggtgagacaaccacatatcacagtcatagtcagtacattaatcttcagatagctaggtgagacaaccacatgtcatagtcagtacattaatcttcagatagctaggtgagacaaccacatgtcatagtcagtacattaatcttcagatagctaggtgggacaaccacatatcacagtcatagtcagtacattcatcttcagatagctaggtgagacaaccacatgtcatagtcagtacat contains:
- the LOC139584211 gene encoding tumor protein p53-inducible protein 11-like isoform X2, with the translated sequence MASKPHPPLMKKHSQSDLVSRLKTRKILGVGGEDDDGEVHRSKALVCPNQLYEVVFEEEINKTSISIRLYGGALLSLSLILWNGVYAQEKVIIQWTLLSEACYFAVQFIVTSVTLLEMGSFPNAAILLLLSRVLFLLVTLFYYYHLGRGRPKKI
- the LOC139584211 gene encoding tumor protein p53-inducible protein 11-like isoform X1; protein product: MASKPHPPLMKKHSQSDLVSRLKTRKILGVGGEDDDGEVHRSKLSQMLGNDIKYQVREPVGLRLWIVISALTFTVMALMALVCPNQLYEVVFEEEINKTSISIRLYGGALLSLSLILWNGVYAQEKVIIQWTLLSEACYFAVQFIVTSVTLLEMGSFPNAAILLLLSRVLFLLVTLFYYYHLGRGRPKKI